A DNA window from Camelina sativa cultivar DH55 chromosome 17, Cs, whole genome shotgun sequence contains the following coding sequences:
- the LOC104755622 gene encoding uncharacterized protein LOC104755622, whose amino-acid sequence MGEGKASTLVFILVVALSLVAFGFSIAAERRRSIGKSIQDPITNVTFCVYDSDVATGYGVGAFLFLLSSESLLMGVTKCMCFGRPLAPGSDRAWSIIYFISSWMTFLVAEACVIAGATKNAYHTKYLSAQTFSCQSLRKGIFIAGAVFIVATMVLNVYYYMYFTKSVSSPPAHKANRSGSHIGMTGYA is encoded by the exons ATGGGAGAAGGGAAGGCCTCGACTCTTGTTTTTATCCTCGTCGTCGCTCTTAGTTTAGTCGCCTTTGGCTTCTCCATAGCCGCCGAACGCCGCCGCAGCATC GGGAAATCTATCCAAGACCCAATAACAAACGTAACGTTCTGCGTATATGACTCTGATGTAGCCACTGGTTATGGAGTTGGAGCTTTTCTTTTCCTCCTCTCTAGTGAATCATTGCTTATGGGTGTTACCAAATGCATGTGTTTTGGTAGACCTTTAGCCCCTGGAAGTGACCGTGCTTGGTCTATTATCTATTTCATCTCTTCTTG GATGACATTTCTGGTAGCAGAAGCTTGTGTAATAGCAGGAGCGACCAAGAACGCATACCACACTAAGTACTTGAGCGCTCAAACCTTCTCGTGTCAATCTTTGCGTAAAGGGATTTTCATCGCAGGGGCAGTGTTTATAGTTGCTACCATGGTTCTTAATGTCTACTACTACATGTATTTTACCAAGTCTGTCTCTTCACCACCTGCTCACAAAGCAAACCGTTCTGGTTCCCATATCGGTATGACCGGTTATGCATAA
- the LOC104755623 gene encoding uncharacterized protein LOC104755623, translating to MQGSLFPLDFISFFRSLSLSVSLSVCFFFLFCFLAHVRRASSFRTISLSALFTFQPDKMMNSCGVQQEMRRNAVVSSDRRDAVICPKPRRVGVLSSRSLRWQLNHQMELCESNSRSEILDFILSKGSGGGGEQEACPLFFTGSPPSRVSNPLTKDSLFREELLVVTPPTPSTPRGGANKPQPPSSPRNGSCVRAAAATSFGIDPVVRVVGFDCDRRSSNHRSVSTLA from the exons ATGCAAGGTTCTCTCTTTCCATTAgacttcatctctttcttcagatctctctctctctctgtctctctgtctgtttgcttcttcttcttgttctgctTCTTGGCTCACGTACGTAGAGCTTCAAGCTTTCGAacgatctctctctctgctctttTCACCTTTCAG CCAGACAAGATGATGAACAGCTGTGGAGTCCAACAAGAGATGAGGAGAAACGCCGTCGTTTCTTCTGATCGCCGTGACGCCGTGATTTGTCCTAAACCTCGTCGCGTCGGTGTTCTCTCTTCTCGATCTCTCCGTTGGCAACTCAA TCATCAGATGGAGTTATGTGAATCGAATTCAAGAAGCGAGATTTTGGATTTCATCCTCTCTAAG ggtagtggtggtggtggggagcaAGAGGCGTGTCCTTTGTTCTTCACAGGGTCACCACCAAGTAGAGTTTCTAACCCATTAACAAAAGACTCACTTTTTCGAGAAGAGCTTCTCGTGGTGACTCCTCCTACTCCATCGACTCCTCGTGGTGGTGCTAACAAACCGCAGCCTCCGTCTTCACCAAGGAACGGGAGTTGCGTTAGGGCTGCTGCGGCGACCAGCTTCGGGATTGATCCCGTTGTTCGTGTTGTTGGATTCGATTGTGACAGGCGCAGCAGCAACCACCGTAGCGTTTCGACTCTTGCATAA